A single window of Gossypium arboreum isolate Shixiya-1 chromosome 13, ASM2569848v2, whole genome shotgun sequence DNA harbors:
- the LOC108466430 gene encoding uncharacterized protein LOC108466430, which yields MVDSWSKPFYDAFSESKSLQLNEMAGLWFGKVRRVVIAILLHESSCGGNIGILAFFRYFWLAWCSLVFTLKACWLNKMNKFTVLRDLNFVAENLGVEFFKDIWTFETLLRMYEIREWKMDHSKLLCNHVPKQHTCYSRILKSHPSSDCNFRQSGMKEIWIASMCLQNIGRWKSFWIYYSAHLHCKFTALVEHEEGGQVTKFLALDKCLPGLKFLQIVDIESDPGPYEVQYDEEWLAIT from the exons ATGGTCGATTCTTGGAGCAAGCCTTTTTATGACGCCTTTAGTGAGTCCAAGAGCCTGCAGCTAAATGAG ATGGCAGGGCTTTGGTTTGGCAAAGTAAGAAGAGTTGTCATTGCTATTTTATTGCACGAAAGTTCTTGCGGAGGAAATATAGGTATCCTGGCATTTTTTAG ATACTTTTGGCTTGCCTGGTGTAGCTTAGTTTTTACACTAAAAGCCTGTTGGCTCAACAAGATGAACAAGTTCACAGTTTTGAGAGACCTCAATTTTGTTGCAGAAAACCTTGGTGTTGAGTTTTTCAAAG ATATATGGACCTTTGAAACGCTGCTCCGCATGTATGAAATCCGTGAATGGAAAATGGATCACTCGAAG cttttgtGTAACCACGTGCCAAAACAACACACTTGCTACAGCAGGATATTGAAATCCCACCCTTCATCGGATTGTAATTTCAG GCAGTCAGGAATGAAAGAGATATGGATAGCCTCAATGTGCCTCCAAAATATAGGGAGATGGAAGTCATTCTGGATATACTATTCAG CTCACTTGCACTGTAAATTCACCGCTCTTGTTGAACATGAAGAGGGTGGTCAAGTGACAAAATTTCTTGCACTCGATAAATGCCTTCCAGGGCTCAAGTTCTTGCAG ATTGTTGATATTGAATCTGATCCAGGACCTTATGAGGTTCAATATGATGAAGAATGGCTGGCAATAACATGA